From Anopheles coluzzii chromosome 3, AcolN3, whole genome shotgun sequence, the proteins below share one genomic window:
- the LOC120958971 gene encoding outer mitochondrial transmembrane helix translocase: protein MFYGSCFILTATKTDCTRQQGEEKNKTAKIIRVSARPVSNTDSEKEKHKETKDDTHTSGGIGSANSTKQHYATQQQQQQQQQHQPAAEMSGVNLSRNEVVQFVLRISLLSIVTYYSAKWLIRNLDPSNKSKKKAIEHAEEILRKLSPTMKKSALQNLNEYEMVIASHLVVPENITESWDSIAGLDDVCQEIKESLVFPVCHRDMFAGSALYQPPKGVLLYGPPGCGKTLIAKATAKEAGMRFINLDVAMLTDKWYGESQKLASAVFTLAVKIQPCIIFIDEIDSFLRARNSSDHEATAMMKTQFMMLWDGLNTESDSTIIVMGATNRPQDLDKAILRRMPAQFHIGLPNEEQRHKILQLILANEKVAPEVDYLQLARKTNGYSGSDLKEVCRNASVHRIRKVMKNKEIMSAVRAAANSKAQANGTAAGGSQLPNGFNGVTAQNGGLELGTPAITMEDLEESLRSMRHSKYTTGVLNDARIDLD from the exons ATGTTTTACGGGTCATGCTTCATTTTGACAGCCACAAAGACAGATTGCACGAGACAacaaggagaagaaaaaaataaaacagcaaaaataatCAG AGTTTCGGCGAGACCCGTTTCAAACACTGattcagagaaagagaaacacaaAGAGACAAAGGACGATACGCATACCAGCGGCGGTATCGGATCAGCAAACAGCACCAAGCAGCACTACGcaacccagcagcagcagcagcagcagcagcaacatcaaccaGCAGCCGAAATGTCCGGAGTGAACCTATCACGCAACGAGGTGGTACAGTTTGTGCTGCGTATCTCGCTGCTCTCCATCGTCACCTACTACTCGGCGAAATGGCTCATCCGCAACCTGGACCCGTCCAACAAGAGCAAAAAGAAGGCGATCGAGCATGCGGAGGAAATATTGCGAAA GCTAAGCCCAACGATGAAAAAGTCGGCACTACAAAATCTGAACGAGTACGAAATGGTCATTGCTTCGCATCTGGTGGTGCCAGAAAACATTACCGAAAGCTGGGACAGCATTGCCGGGCTGGATGATGTGTGCCAGGAGATCAAGGAAAGTCTCGTGTTTCCCGTCTGCCACCGGGACATGTTTGCTGGCTCGGCACTGTACCAGCCACCGAAGGGAGTGCTTCTATACGGTCCACCAG GCTGCGGCAAGACACTGATCGCGAAAGCGACCGCCAAGGAAGCCGGCATGCGCTTCATCAACCTCGATGTAGCGATGCTGACCGACAAATGGTACGGCGAGTCGCAGAAGCTCGCCTCGGCCGTCTTTACGCTGGCGGTGAAGATTCAACCCTGCATCATCTTTATCGACGAGATCGATTCGTTCCTGCGCGCCCGCAACTCGTCCGACCACGAAGCGACGGCCATGATGAAAACGCAGTTCATGATGCTGTGGGACGGGCTGAACACCGAGTCCGACTCGACGATCATCGTGATGGGCGCTACCAACCGGCCGCAGGACCTGGACAAAGCCATTCTGCGCCGCATGCCCGCCCAGTTCCACATCGGGCTGCCGAACGAGGAGCAGCGGCACAAGATCCTGCAGCTGATTTTGGCCAACGAAAAGGTTGCGCCGGAGGTTGACTACCTGCAGCTGGCCCGCAAGACGAACGGATACTCGGGCTCGGATCTGAAGGAGGTGTGCCGCAATGCGTCCGTCCACCGGATACGGAAGGTGATGAAGAACAAGGAAATAATGAGCGCGGTCCGGGCGGCGGCCAACAGCAAAGCACAGGCGAACGGCACGGCAGCTGGTGGATCGCAGCTACCGAACGGGTTTAATGGGGTAACGGCACAGAACGGTGGTTTGGAGCTCGGTACGCCCGCCATTACGATGGAGGATCTGGAGGAATCGTTGCGCAGCATGAGGCACTCCAAGTACACGACCGGTGTGCTGAACGATGCTAGGATCGATTTGGACTAA